In Spirobacillus cienkowskii, a genomic segment contains:
- a CDS encoding pentapeptide repeat-containing protein produces MVVVLNKNSCPRKVSLMARKLTDDDDDDEDSDYSSDDDESDDDDLPEMKNDLESEEAKPKTLTRKEAIDILQSNRDFSKLDFRKANLAKLDFSNCNFETSNLSYVNFKDSNLEGCNFANASLWNANLEGANLTRANLEDADLDYTKLRGAILYRANVRRATLPTDLIPREEILRSINEGTKVSR; encoded by the coding sequence ATGGTGGTTGTTTTAAATAAAAATTCATGCCCTAGAAAAGTTAGTTTAATGGCTCGCAAACTTACTGATGACGACGACGATGATGAAGATAGCGACTATAGTAGTGATGATGATGAGAGTGACGATGATGATCTTCCAGAAATGAAGAACGATCTAGAATCTGAAGAAGCAAAACCCAAAACATTAACTCGCAAAGAAGCAATTGATATTCTTCAATCTAATCGCGATTTCTCTAAATTAGATTTTCGTAAGGCAAATCTGGCAAAGCTTGATTTCTCAAATTGTAACTTTGAAACCTCAAATCTTTCTTATGTAAATTTTAAGGATTCAAACTTAGAGGGCTGTAATTTTGCAAATGCAAGCTTATGGAATGCCAACTTAGAAGGGGCAAACCTCACTCGAGCAAACCTTGAAGACGCGGATCTCGACTATACCAAACTAAGAGGGGCTATTCTTTATCGTGCTAATGTACGCCGCGCAACCCTACCAACCGATTTAATTCCTAGAGAAGAAATTTTACGTTCTATCAACGAAGGAACAAAAGTAAGTCGTTAA
- a CDS encoding DMT family transporter — MKATNFNQTLPYAFLTLSTLFWGGNLIVGKLLVLNISPILLTQIRWILTAAFLFLIYHKKIIKNWGNIKSSFAILCLLSLCGQVFFPLNLYISLQYTNPINAAIYLSASPCLVIIINKLVFKDFVTVKSLFGIIISTFGVVYLIIKGDFFNLRQFFNLNIGDFWAMGSALSWSIYCSFLRLKNKNISGNVFVTVSAIIASVFLIPISFFYQFDLSFIQSSFSLYAFIGILYLIIFPSWLAYLFWNKGIEAIGATRGEVFTHFIPLFSVLLSVIILKENLYHFQAISAIFILIGIYFCSKKQNEKVLKIKEVKL; from the coding sequence ATGAAAGCAACTAATTTTAATCAAACCTTACCTTACGCTTTTTTGACATTATCTACATTATTTTGGGGAGGAAATTTAATTGTTGGAAAACTTCTAGTACTAAATATATCGCCAATTTTATTAACTCAAATACGATGGATTTTAACTGCAGCATTTTTATTTTTGATTTATCATAAAAAAATAATTAAAAATTGGGGAAATATAAAATCTTCATTTGCTATTTTATGCTTGTTATCATTATGTGGTCAAGTTTTTTTTCCTTTAAATTTATATATATCATTGCAATATACTAACCCTATTAATGCTGCAATATATTTGTCAGCATCGCCATGCCTAGTCATTATTATTAATAAATTAGTATTTAAAGATTTTGTAACAGTAAAATCTTTATTTGGGATAATAATAAGTACATTTGGTGTAGTTTACTTAATTATTAAAGGTGATTTTTTTAATTTAAGACAATTTTTTAATTTGAATATTGGTGATTTTTGGGCTATGGGTTCTGCCTTAAGTTGGTCTATATATTGCTCATTTTTACGATTAAAAAATAAAAATATTTCTGGAAACGTTTTTGTCACAGTTTCAGCAATTATTGCCAGTGTATTTTTAATTCCAATTTCATTTTTTTATCAATTTGATTTATCTTTTATTCAATCATCTTTTAGTTTATATGCTTTTATTGGTATATTGTACTTAATTATATTTCCCTCATGGCTTGCATATTTATTTTGGAATAAAGGCATAGAAGCAATTGGCGCAACACGTGGAGAAGTTTTTACACATTTTATTCCACTTTTTTCGGTGTTATTAAGCGTTATAATTTTAAAAGAAAATTTGTACCATTTTCAAGCTATTAGTGCAATTTTTATTTTAATTGGTATTTATTTTTGTTCAAAAAAACAGAATGAAAAAGTGTTAAAAATTAAAGAAGTAAAATTATAA
- a CDS encoding Rpn family recombination-promoting nuclease/putative transposase: MLSVLDVDNYEIVAPDLEIHYLIIPKMPKHMYNGSMTRLEKWLLFFQAKNKKVFEELAMQDRLFEQAKETLYFLSHHPEERAAYTQRLKYLLDTASRLDDARTEGKAEGIQIGEHKKALETAKKLKARDFSMIDIIDMTGLSPEEVENL; the protein is encoded by the coding sequence ATGCTCTCTGTTTTGGATGTCGACAACTACGAAATTGTTGCCCCCGACCTCGAAATCCATTATTTAATTATACCCAAAATGCCCAAACATATGTATAATGGTAGTATGACAAGGCTTGAAAAATGGTTACTCTTCTTTCAAGCTAAAAACAAAAAAGTGTTCGAGGAACTCGCCATGCAAGATAGATTATTTGAACAAGCAAAAGAAACTTTGTACTTTTTGAGTCATCACCCCGAAGAACGAGCGGCATACACTCAACGTTTAAAATATCTGTTAGATACCGCTTCTCGACTTGATGATGCCAGAACTGAAGGTAAAGCTGAAGGTATTCAAATAGGTGAGCATAAAAAAGCGCTTGAAACAGCAAAAAAATTAAAAGCCAGAGACTTCTCAATGATAGATATTATAGATATGACTGGTCTCTCTCCAGAAGAAGTGGAAAATCTTTAA
- a CDS encoding peptide chain release factor 3: MSSIDKHTLNNEVNRRRTFAIISHPDAGKTTMTEKLLLLGGAIRLAGSVKAKKSKKFATSDWMELEKQRGISVSTSVMNFEYRNVVCNLLDTPGHQDFSEDTYRTLAAADAAIMLIDAAKGVEAQTIKLFEVCKLRGIPIFTFVNKLDRESQDPLDLMHEIESVLNIATYPMNWPVSSGERFKGIIERESKCLHFFEGRNTTTETVAKIIPLSDKVQIEQCVPADLLSGALDGLEMVEMAGDAFSHEKFLKGQLSPVFFGAAMTNFGVRLFLEKFLDMSPPPSSKGSSEGKIDPFSTQFSGFIFKIQANMDPKHRDRIAFLRIVSGAYEVGLNVKVPRLNREIRLTHPQQFFAQDRSTLEKAYAGDVVGIYDPGIFAIGDSLVENGDFVFEGIPAFAPENFAVVRTTSALKRKQLLKGLVQLCQEGTVQMFVDESRAASDPILAAVGVLQFDVLLFRLKNEYNVECSLENLSFKHARWTNASIDDIARAKEQTDVVSVRDMQGCYLFLFKNDFSLSYFQEKCPYIRLFSSNSSLHGNMMDMATSVFEP; this comes from the coding sequence ATGTCTTCCATTGACAAACATACTCTAAACAATGAAGTAAACAGAAGAAGAACGTTTGCTATTATCTCACATCCTGATGCAGGAAAAACAACCATGACCGAAAAGTTGCTACTTTTAGGTGGCGCAATTCGTTTGGCAGGTTCGGTTAAAGCAAAAAAATCAAAAAAATTTGCAACCTCTGACTGGATGGAGCTCGAAAAGCAACGCGGTATTTCTGTGTCCACAAGCGTGATGAATTTTGAATATAGAAATGTTGTATGTAATTTGTTGGATACTCCCGGGCATCAAGATTTTTCTGAAGATACTTATAGAACTCTTGCTGCGGCAGATGCTGCAATTATGCTTATAGATGCTGCAAAAGGTGTAGAAGCGCAAACCATTAAGCTGTTTGAGGTTTGTAAGTTGCGTGGCATTCCTATTTTTACTTTTGTCAATAAACTGGATAGAGAGTCGCAAGATCCCCTTGATCTCATGCATGAAATAGAAAGCGTTTTAAATATTGCAACGTATCCTATGAATTGGCCAGTTTCTTCGGGTGAAAGGTTTAAAGGCATTATTGAACGCGAATCGAAATGTTTGCATTTTTTTGAAGGGAGAAATACCACAACAGAAACTGTGGCAAAAATTATTCCTCTGTCTGATAAAGTGCAAATTGAACAATGCGTCCCTGCTGATTTATTATCGGGAGCACTTGATGGCCTAGAAATGGTTGAGATGGCAGGAGACGCGTTTTCGCACGAGAAATTTTTAAAAGGTCAATTGTCTCCCGTGTTTTTTGGGGCAGCAATGACAAATTTTGGGGTGCGTTTATTTCTTGAAAAGTTTTTAGACATGTCGCCTCCTCCATCTTCTAAAGGAAGTAGCGAAGGAAAAATTGATCCTTTTTCTACCCAATTTAGTGGGTTTATATTTAAAATCCAAGCCAATATGGATCCAAAACATAGGGATCGTATTGCTTTTTTACGTATAGTGAGTGGAGCTTATGAGGTTGGGTTAAATGTAAAAGTACCTCGTCTTAATCGTGAAATTCGACTTACTCACCCCCAGCAGTTTTTTGCGCAGGATAGAAGTACGTTAGAAAAGGCGTATGCAGGTGATGTGGTAGGGATATACGACCCCGGAATTTTTGCAATTGGTGATTCTCTTGTTGAAAATGGCGATTTTGTTTTTGAAGGGATTCCCGCCTTTGCTCCCGAAAACTTTGCTGTTGTTAGAACAACCTCTGCATTAAAGCGAAAACAGTTGCTAAAGGGTTTGGTGCAGTTGTGCCAAGAAGGGACTGTGCAAATGTTTGTTGATGAAAGTCGCGCAGCCAGTGATCCAATTTTAGCGGCAGTGGGTGTTTTGCAGTTTGATGTTCTCCTCTTTCGCCTAAAAAATGAATATAATGTGGAATGTAGCTTAGAAAATTTGTCTTTTAAGCATGCGCGTTGGACCAATGCTTCTATTGATGATATTGCTCGGGCTAAAGAGCAAACGGATGTTGTGTCAGTAAGGGACATGCAGGGATGTTATTTGTTTTTATTTAAAAATGACTTCTCATTATCTTACTTTCAAGAAAAATGCCCATATATAAGATTATTTTCAAGCAATTCCAGTTTGCATGGCAACATGATGGATATGGCGACAAGTGTATTTGAGCCATAA
- a CDS encoding RsmE family RNA methyltransferase, producing MTIQKQCWTILSDELNIESENITLKDQEHHYACNVLRLKNNDSVEITNCYGLKATGIIVNVNKKELKIKILAINKHAAIQPVIHLWLAMPKLSTAEDVIAMSSEMGVSQIHIFKSEKSFTKSPLKMEKAIQLSREATRISKSAFASEIFYYASMNEFYEKNEVQKNSKQLILFCDESHIYEGKIQNSILKILQNNFTPETKEICILIGPESSFSNKERAFILNNIPSLPVSLGPNLLKVPNAVASALGTVISFRNDFS from the coding sequence ATGACAATACAAAAACAATGCTGGACAATTTTAAGCGACGAATTAAATATAGAAAGCGAAAATATTACATTAAAAGATCAAGAACACCATTACGCTTGTAATGTGTTACGACTCAAAAATAACGACTCAGTAGAAATCACAAATTGTTATGGATTAAAAGCAACAGGAATTATTGTTAATGTTAATAAAAAAGAACTAAAAATTAAAATATTAGCAATAAATAAACACGCAGCAATCCAACCAGTAATTCACTTATGGCTAGCAATGCCAAAACTTTCAACAGCTGAAGATGTGATTGCAATGAGCTCAGAAATGGGCGTCAGTCAAATTCATATTTTTAAAAGCGAAAAATCTTTTACAAAATCTCCTTTAAAAATGGAAAAAGCAATACAATTAAGTAGAGAGGCAACACGAATTAGTAAAAGTGCATTTGCATCTGAAATTTTTTATTATGCATCTATGAATGAGTTTTATGAAAAAAATGAAGTTCAAAAAAATTCTAAGCAATTAATTTTATTTTGTGATGAAAGTCATATTTACGAAGGCAAAATACAGAATTCAATTTTAAAAATTTTGCAAAATAATTTTACACCAGAAACAAAAGAAATATGCATTTTAATAGGACCTGAATCCAGCTTTTCAAACAAAGAGAGAGCGTTTATTTTAAACAATATTCCTTCTTTGCCTGTATCATTAGGGCCAAACCTATTAAAAGTTCCTAATGCTGTTGCAAGTGCGCTAGGGACAGTAATAAGCTTCAGAAATGATTTCAGTTAA
- the aguB gene encoding N-carbamoylputrescine amidase yields MQKTTKLALIQIKMTDHVQTNIEKATQYVEKAAKNGAQVILLPELFEYHYFCQEQFDHLFALANEVENHPFLSHFQLLAKKLKVVLPVSFFEKSGQAYYNSLAMINADGSIMGVYRKSHIPDGPCYQEKYYFNSGDTGFKVWNTLYGKIGVGICWDQWFPECARSMVLQGANLLLYPTAIGSEPPEAHSLDTKDMWQRAMIGHAVSNAVYVAAANRVGIEKNMNFYGSSFVSSYTGDKIAEADRESETIIYADLSFSETEAFRAGMGFFRDRRPEFYKNLLTLDGKI; encoded by the coding sequence ATGCAAAAAACTACGAAGCTTGCTCTTATTCAAATAAAAATGACTGATCATGTGCAAACTAATATTGAGAAAGCAACTCAATACGTAGAAAAGGCTGCAAAAAATGGGGCTCAGGTAATTCTTCTTCCTGAATTGTTTGAGTATCATTATTTTTGTCAGGAGCAATTTGATCATTTATTTGCTTTAGCTAATGAAGTTGAAAATCATCCTTTTTTATCGCACTTTCAGTTGTTAGCAAAGAAATTAAAAGTAGTATTACCAGTTAGTTTTTTTGAAAAATCGGGTCAGGCTTATTATAATAGTCTTGCTATGATTAACGCTGATGGAAGTATAATGGGGGTTTATCGAAAATCTCATATTCCTGACGGGCCTTGTTACCAAGAAAAGTATTACTTTAATTCAGGTGATACAGGTTTTAAAGTTTGGAATACATTGTATGGAAAAATTGGTGTGGGGATTTGTTGGGATCAGTGGTTTCCTGAATGCGCGCGCAGTATGGTGTTACAAGGAGCTAACCTTTTACTTTATCCTACAGCAATTGGCAGCGAACCTCCTGAGGCACATTCTTTGGATACGAAAGACATGTGGCAAAGAGCTATGATTGGCCATGCTGTCAGCAATGCAGTTTATGTTGCCGCTGCAAACAGGGTTGGCATAGAGAAAAATATGAATTTTTATGGCAGTTCTTTTGTAAGCAGTTATACGGGCGATAAAATTGCCGAGGCAGATAGAGAGTCTGAAACTATTATTTATGCAGATTTGAGTTTTAGTGAGACAGAAGCTTTTAGAGCTGGTATGGGCTTTTTTAGAGACAGAAGACCAGAGTTTTATAAAAACTTACTAACATTAGATGGTAAGATTTAA
- a CDS encoding agmatine deiminase family protein: MPDIINNIPLNLGFSMPAEWSLHAATWTCWPFDEENWFGHLSKVRQEFEELVSTISTYEPVNLIVGSQEAEIDANARFKNNSNVTIHNVPLNDIWFRDNGPIFIKQGENLSFVNWEFNAWGQKFKWDLDTLAPNYVAQYLKVPFFQTSVVMEGGSLDVNGNGVALTTKQCLLSKMRNPNLTQDDIEQYLKNYLGINKLIWLENGLEGDHTDGHIDTIVRFVNANTIVYSITDDKTDLNYATMQQNLDVLQKATDLSGNNFNLVPLVLPRNKMEIDGKRLPCTYANFYIGNGFVVVPTYDDPNDAKALKTLETVFPEHKVIGLKSKYIISGGGSFHCVTQQQPAGQIWRL; this comes from the coding sequence ATGCCAGATATAATTAATAATATACCGTTAAATCTAGGTTTTTCTATGCCTGCTGAATGGTCTTTGCACGCTGCAACATGGACTTGCTGGCCGTTTGATGAAGAAAATTGGTTTGGGCATTTATCAAAAGTGAGACAAGAGTTTGAGGAGTTAGTCTCTACAATTTCTACTTACGAGCCTGTAAATTTAATTGTTGGTTCTCAAGAGGCGGAAATCGATGCAAATGCAAGATTTAAAAACAACTCAAACGTTACTATTCATAATGTGCCATTAAACGATATTTGGTTTAGAGATAATGGACCAATATTTATTAAACAAGGTGAGAACTTAAGCTTTGTTAATTGGGAGTTTAATGCCTGGGGACAAAAATTTAAGTGGGACCTAGATACCTTAGCTCCAAATTATGTTGCGCAATATTTAAAAGTTCCTTTTTTTCAAACATCTGTTGTGATGGAAGGGGGATCTTTAGATGTTAACGGAAATGGTGTGGCATTAACAACAAAACAATGCCTTTTAAGTAAAATGCGTAACCCTAACTTAACACAAGATGACATTGAACAATATCTTAAAAATTATTTAGGTATTAATAAGCTAATTTGGTTAGAAAATGGACTAGAAGGTGATCACACTGACGGCCATATTGATACAATTGTAAGATTTGTAAATGCAAATACGATTGTTTATTCTATTACGGACGATAAGACCGATTTAAATTATGCGACTATGCAGCAAAATTTAGACGTTTTGCAGAAAGCGACAGATTTATCGGGTAATAATTTTAATCTTGTTCCTCTTGTTTTACCTAGAAATAAAATGGAAATTGATGGAAAGCGTCTGCCGTGCACTTATGCTAATTTTTATATTGGCAATGGTTTTGTTGTGGTACCAACTTATGATGATCCAAATGATGCTAAGGCATTAAAAACTCTAGAAACAGTTTTTCCTGAGCATAAGGTTATTGGATTAAAATCGAAATACATTATTTCAGGAGGAGGCTCGTTTCATTGTGTTACACAACAACAACCTGCGGGCCAAATTTGGAGACTATAA
- a CDS encoding HU family DNA-binding protein produces the protein MSKRKVATVSTSALTVEVSSRFDQLPKKLTKEVIAAFLDAIEDHVAAGKKVRIDKLGILQVKDRAARKGRNPQTGEEIKIPASKKVSFRVASSLKDKVGVKRKSAAKKRK, from the coding sequence ATGTCAAAAAGAAAAGTTGCAACTGTTTCTACTTCTGCTTTAACTGTTGAAGTTTCTTCTAGATTTGATCAATTACCAAAAAAATTAACGAAAGAAGTCATTGCGGCTTTTCTTGATGCAATTGAAGATCACGTTGCTGCTGGTAAGAAAGTTCGTATTGATAAACTTGGTATTTTACAAGTTAAAGATCGTGCAGCACGCAAGGGACGTAATCCTCAAACTGGTGAAGAAATTAAAATTCCAGCATCTAAAAAGGTTAGTTTTAGAGTTGCTTCGTCTCTTAAAGATAAAGTTGGTGTAAAAAGAAAATCAGCCGCTAAAAAAAGAAAATAG
- the pdxY gene encoding pyridoxal kinase PdxY — translation MDQSILSIQSCVSYGHVGNSAVTFPLQRLGVEVWPIHTVHFSNHTGYGKWGGRVFDIDAVRDVFHGIRDRGVLAKCNALLSGYMGSQELGKVMIEAILELRKYNINTIYCCDPVMGDVGRGFFVKPGIPEFFKDEMIKYATIMTPNHFEFEYLCGEKIETLEHAISAAQNLIKKGPEVVVVTSLILNNNKNSNLSILAANKNSVYLITTPYIPISLNGTGDLTSALFTHFYLKDSENIGNALEETVSRVFSIIDATHLENSRELLLVKAQNYLINPKFNFKAEKIN, via the coding sequence ATGGATCAATCAATACTTTCAATACAATCTTGTGTTAGTTACGGTCATGTTGGAAATAGCGCTGTTACTTTTCCTTTGCAACGTTTGGGAGTTGAAGTTTGGCCAATACATACAGTTCATTTTTCCAATCATACTGGATATGGCAAATGGGGAGGCAGGGTTTTTGACATAGACGCTGTCAGAGATGTGTTTCACGGTATTAGGGATCGTGGGGTATTAGCAAAATGCAATGCCTTATTGAGTGGATATATGGGCAGTCAAGAACTCGGTAAAGTCATGATAGAAGCTATCTTAGAGTTGCGAAAATACAACATCAATACAATTTACTGCTGCGATCCTGTAATGGGAGATGTGGGCAGAGGCTTTTTTGTTAAACCAGGAATTCCGGAATTTTTTAAAGATGAAATGATAAAATATGCGACAATAATGACTCCTAACCACTTTGAATTCGAATACCTATGTGGCGAAAAAATTGAAACACTCGAACATGCGATTTCTGCAGCGCAAAACCTTATAAAAAAAGGTCCAGAAGTTGTTGTTGTAACCAGTTTAATATTAAATAATAATAAAAACTCAAACTTAAGCATACTAGCAGCAAATAAAAACTCGGTATATCTTATTACAACACCTTACATTCCAATTTCGCTTAACGGCACAGGAGATCTGACCTCCGCTTTATTTACTCATTTTTATTTAAAAGATTCAGAAAATATAGGAAACGCATTAGAAGAGACAGTCTCTAGAGTATTTAGTATTATAGATGCAACTCATTTAGAAAATTCTAGGGAACTACTTCTAGTTAAAGCACAAAATTACTTAATTAATCCAAAGTTTAATTTTAAAGCGGAAAAAATTAATTAA
- a CDS encoding MgtC/SapB family protein: protein MLSEVPIPNHQISELDILLFLLPRVGVALLVGTIVGVEREIRGKLAGIKTNALICAASAMFTALSLVMTDYSNTDLIHSGQRLDATRIVAQIVSGIGFIGAGAIFKSSSKVQGLTTAAVIWTVSALGILAGYGIYLSTIVITVGLIVFLSFVAHFEKKYIRNLNQNQTESSGKNSTMD, encoded by the coding sequence ATGCTCTCAGAAGTGCCTATTCCAAATCATCAAATATCAGAACTAGATATTTTATTATTTTTGTTGCCTCGAGTCGGGGTTGCATTATTAGTTGGTACTATAGTTGGAGTAGAAAGAGAAATAAGAGGAAAATTAGCAGGAATTAAGACTAATGCCTTAATTTGTGCTGCATCGGCAATGTTTACGGCTCTTTCTTTGGTCATGACAGATTATTCTAATACTGATTTAATTCATAGTGGACAGCGACTTGATGCAACGAGAATTGTTGCTCAAATTGTTTCCGGAATTGGTTTTATTGGAGCAGGTGCAATATTTAAATCTTCAAGTAAGGTTCAAGGTTTAACAACTGCAGCTGTAATTTGGACAGTTTCTGCTCTGGGAATTTTAGCAGGCTATGGAATTTATTTAAGCACTATTGTTATTACTGTAGGGCTTATTGTGTTTTTATCTTTTGTAGCTCATTTTGAAAAAAAATATATAAGAAATCTTAATCAAAACCAAACAGAATCTTCAGGTAAAAATAGTACAATGGATTAA
- a CDS encoding homogentisate 1,2-dioxygenase, with amino-acid sequence MIDYRKLGFVSTKQHTICEFEGKMLIEHVITRSGFSNQYSILYQKRAPTHEVSAEIFKHENPFFPSFKIKNKHELKRLHFQTGHYKNSGTMLESRAILLTNKSCSVGIVQISKNDKYFFSNADADEIFFTVEGNGILQTILGEIDYKKGDYLFIPKSIPYRFLPNNPSNMLIIEGSNNFDIPQEFKQNTGQIRLDAPYNHRDFKSPTRLPTIQDNENFPIIIKKYHQLSIHEYTDFPYKIVGWDGWYWPFCFSVNDYQPKTSSIHLPPTAHTLFSAENFYVMNFVPRILDYHPKAVPCPWPHSNIDCDEVIFYVSGDFTSRKGISNYSISYHPSGIPHGPHPERYEQSVGAKFTQELAIMVDTFEPLSITEAAMTLEDPKYHYTWNSHSHL; translated from the coding sequence ATGATTGATTATCGAAAACTTGGTTTTGTTTCAACAAAGCAACACACAATCTGTGAATTTGAAGGTAAAATGCTCATTGAGCACGTGATTACGCGCTCTGGCTTTAGTAATCAGTATTCAATATTATATCAAAAAAGAGCCCCTACCCATGAAGTCAGCGCAGAAATTTTTAAACACGAAAATCCTTTTTTTCCTTCTTTTAAAATTAAAAACAAACATGAATTAAAACGCTTACATTTTCAAACAGGTCATTATAAAAACTCAGGAACAATGCTCGAGTCTAGAGCTATTTTACTCACAAACAAAAGCTGTTCTGTAGGCATTGTGCAAATTTCCAAAAACGATAAATATTTTTTTTCAAACGCAGATGCTGATGAAATCTTTTTTACAGTAGAAGGAAATGGTATATTACAAACAATTTTAGGAGAAATTGACTATAAAAAAGGTGACTATTTGTTTATTCCTAAATCTATTCCTTACCGCTTTCTTCCTAACAATCCCTCTAATATGCTTATTATAGAAGGAAGCAATAACTTTGATATTCCACAAGAATTTAAACAAAATACAGGACAAATTCGCCTAGATGCTCCTTATAATCATAGAGATTTTAAATCACCAACACGTCTTCCAACAATTCAAGACAATGAAAATTTTCCTATTATTATTAAAAAATATCATCAACTTTCAATACATGAATATACAGATTTTCCTTATAAAATAGTAGGATGGGATGGCTGGTACTGGCCATTTTGTTTTTCTGTAAACGACTATCAACCTAAAACAAGCTCTATTCATCTGCCTCCTACAGCACATACACTATTTTCTGCCGAAAATTTTTACGTCATGAATTTTGTACCAAGAATACTCGACTACCATCCCAAAGCTGTTCCTTGCCCGTGGCCACATTCTAATATCGACTGCGATGAAGTGATTTTTTATGTCAGCGGCGATTTTACCAGTCGTAAAGGAATTTCAAATTATTCAATAAGCTATCATCCTTCTGGTATTCCGCACGGCCCCCATCCAGAACGATATGAACAAAGTGTTGGTGCAAAATTCACACAAGAACTCGCAATTATGGTTGACACTTTTGAACCATTATCGATAACTGAAGCTGCAATGACTCTTGAAGATCCAAAGTATCATTATACTTGGAATAGTCATTCGCATTTATAA
- a CDS encoding UDP-N-acetylglucosamine--N-acetylmuramyl-(pentapeptide) pyrophosphoryl-undecaprenol N-acetylglucosamine transferase encodes MTQIETKSTFNIILTGGGTAGHVWPHFALFESSNSHLAKAFHENKIQVHYVGSKSGMEKDLVTKNQPSWHYHSIETGKLRRYFSLKNISDPFLILLGVIQAFFLIGKVKASLIFSKGGFVSAPVVWAAWLRGVPVVIHESDATPALATKLTLPFAFKALVAFPDTITKMPQIFQNRIYEMGLPIRESLFSATKDQAIEFFSLDKEKKTILIFGGSLGARSLNQKMFEIIPSLINNYNIIHIVGKGNITQISSSKNYKQFEFLTAEMKYAYAAADLAICRAGASSIFELAAARIPMILVPLGLHASRGDQIINAKIFTNKGWAQSIDESTFQNETAIKLIELTFTSLEERKRALETAPAKDSSFKIGELIWDILLKFEAKK; translated from the coding sequence ATGACACAAATTGAAACGAAATCTACTTTTAACATAATTTTAACAGGTGGCGGAACCGCGGGGCATGTTTGGCCTCATTTTGCATTATTTGAATCAAGCAATTCGCATCTTGCCAAAGCTTTTCATGAAAATAAAATACAAGTGCACTATGTTGGTTCAAAGTCGGGTATGGAAAAAGATCTTGTTACCAAAAATCAGCCCTCATGGCATTATCATTCAATTGAGACTGGAAAACTACGTCGTTACTTTAGTTTAAAAAACATTTCTGATCCATTTTTAATATTACTAGGAGTTATTCAAGCATTTTTTTTAATTGGCAAAGTTAAAGCTTCACTTATTTTTTCTAAAGGAGGTTTTGTTTCAGCCCCTGTTGTGTGGGCTGCATGGTTACGAGGCGTGCCTGTTGTCATTCACGAAAGCGATGCGACACCTGCACTTGCAACCAAATTAACTTTACCATTTGCATTTAAGGCATTAGTTGCATTTCCAGATACTATTACAAAAATGCCGCAAATTTTTCAAAATAGAATTTATGAAATGGGTTTACCAATTCGTGAATCTTTATTTTCTGCCACCAAAGATCAGGCGATTGAATTTTTTTCACTTGATAAAGAAAAAAAGACAATTTTAATTTTTGGTGGAAGCTTAGGAGCAAGAAGTTTAAACCAAAAAATGTTTGAAATTATTCCATCACTAATTAATAATTATAATATTATTCATATAGTAGGAAAAGGCAATATTACTCAAATTTCAAGTTCAAAAAATTACAAACAATTTGAATTTCTAACTGCAGAAATGAAATATGCCTATGCAGCGGCCGATCTTGCTATTTGCAGGGCAGGAGCAAGTAGTATTTTTGAACTTGCTGCAGCAAGAATACCTATGATTTTGGTGCCACTTGGTTTGCACGCAAGCCGCGGCGATCAAATTATAAATGCTAAAATATTTACAAACAAAGGTTGGGCACAATCAATTGATGAAAGTACGTTTCAAAACGAAACGGCAATTAAACTTATTGAATTAACATTCACTTCATTAGAAGAAAGAAAAAGGGCATTAGAAACAGCTCCTGCAAAAGATTCTTCATTTAAAATAGGAGAACTAATTTGGGATATTTTATTAAAATTTGAGGCCAAAAAATAA